From a region of the Chitinophaga caseinilytica genome:
- a CDS encoding alpha-L-fucosidase, translated as MKTCLLGGMLLSGYATFAQAGGGLKANAAEPEAIRDARMRWFRDAHFGMFVHWGLYSAAAGEWNGKDYEGCVEWIQNMANVPAAVYEKQLTPLFRPKPGFAREWAKTAKEAGCRYVIFTTRHHEGFALHDSKTTTFDGKDVTGRDLMREIVNALHEQGLRVGVYFSLLDWHHPDAYVEHGMPTPGGVKNDTRNNANYVAYMHQQAEEIFSNYGPIDVVWWDYSSQEIQGEKWGANALVDMVKKHHPNIIMNNRLYHFDDNSDYTRANGDLVTPEQFIPETGYKNMDWESCMTMNGTWGYSKNNQRWHTDKELVQNLVDIVSKGGNYLLNVGPMGDGTIPAKSIELMQGIGGWMKMNGEAIYGSRANSVGKVNWGRITTKPGKYFLHIFHWPENNRLHVPIAPDAGSTPRAFVLADAARTPLRTEVNEQGIFIDIAHTKRNELTTVIELDVTGTSLVPMGIFPEADNGYRLHTGDAVLTPGVGLSVGDKPVIYSWTALTGTATWNLRVKQPGKYKVILRAACTDESAGSKIAVTAGKSTLTGVVKSTDNNWSAYRDWDLGTVNLATAGVNAITIKPLTKPGLGVMNLQEVRLVRVK; from the coding sequence TTGAAGACGTGCCTGCTCGGCGGGATGCTGCTTTCCGGATATGCAACGTTCGCACAGGCGGGCGGCGGGCTGAAAGCCAATGCGGCAGAGCCGGAAGCGATCCGGGACGCGCGCATGCGCTGGTTCCGCGACGCACACTTCGGGATGTTCGTGCACTGGGGGCTCTACAGCGCCGCCGCCGGTGAATGGAACGGAAAGGATTACGAAGGATGCGTGGAATGGATACAAAACATGGCCAACGTTCCGGCCGCGGTTTATGAAAAACAGCTCACGCCGCTGTTCCGGCCAAAGCCCGGTTTTGCGCGGGAATGGGCGAAAACGGCCAAAGAAGCCGGTTGCCGGTACGTCATCTTCACCACCCGCCACCACGAAGGCTTTGCGCTGCACGACAGTAAAACCACTACGTTCGATGGGAAAGACGTTACCGGCCGCGACCTCATGCGGGAAATCGTGAACGCCCTCCACGAGCAGGGGTTGCGCGTGGGCGTGTACTTTTCGCTGCTGGACTGGCACCATCCCGACGCTTATGTAGAGCACGGCATGCCAACGCCCGGCGGTGTAAAAAACGATACCCGCAACAACGCGAACTATGTGGCCTACATGCACCAGCAGGCCGAGGAGATTTTCTCCAATTACGGGCCCATCGACGTGGTTTGGTGGGACTACAGCTCGCAGGAGATCCAGGGTGAGAAATGGGGCGCCAACGCGCTGGTAGACATGGTCAAGAAGCACCATCCCAACATCATCATGAACAACAGGCTGTACCATTTCGACGACAACAGCGATTATACCCGCGCCAACGGCGACCTCGTGACGCCGGAACAGTTCATCCCCGAAACGGGCTATAAAAACATGGACTGGGAATCGTGCATGACCATGAACGGCACCTGGGGCTACAGCAAAAACAATCAGCGCTGGCATACCGATAAGGAACTGGTGCAGAACCTCGTCGACATCGTATCCAAAGGCGGGAATTACCTCCTGAACGTGGGGCCCATGGGCGATGGCACCATCCCCGCCAAAAGCATCGAACTGATGCAGGGCATCGGCGGCTGGATGAAAATGAACGGCGAAGCGATATACGGCTCCCGCGCCAACAGCGTCGGCAAAGTGAACTGGGGGCGGATCACCACCAAACCGGGTAAATATTTCCTGCATATCTTCCATTGGCCGGAAAACAACCGGCTGCACGTGCCCATCGCCCCGGACGCGGGCAGTACGCCACGCGCCTTCGTGCTGGCAGACGCCGCACGCACGCCGCTGCGCACGGAAGTGAACGAGCAGGGCATTTTCATCGATATCGCCCATACAAAACGGAACGAGCTTACCACCGTGATCGAATTGGACGTTACGGGAACTTCCCTCGTTCCCATGGGGATTTTCCCGGAAGCCGACAACGGTTACCGCCTGCATACCGGCGATGCGGTCCTCACGCCGGGCGTAGGGCTTTCGGTGGGCGACAAACCGGTCATTTACAGCTGGACGGCCCTGACAGGTACGGCGACGTGGAACCTCCGGGTGAAGCAACCCGGGAAGTACAAAGTGATCCTCCGGGCGGCTTGCACGGACGAGTCTGCCGGATCGAAAATCGCGGTGACGGCCGGAAAATCCACCCTGACCGGCGTGGTGAAAAGTACCGACAATAACTGGAGCGCTTACCGCGACTGGGACCTCGGTACTGTGAACCTCGCAACGGCGGGCGTGAACGCGATCACGATCAAACCACTGACCAAACCCGGCCTGGGCGTGATGAACCTCCAGGAAGTGCGGCTGGTGCGCGTGAAATAA